One Spinacia oleracea cultivar Varoflay chromosome 4, BTI_SOV_V1, whole genome shotgun sequence DNA segment encodes these proteins:
- the LOC110792730 gene encoding RNA pseudouridine synthase 1, with protein sequence MFSVARCFTHLLRSELLHPIKHSLIKLFSQSTPQVSMSSETPEQLNSTSMEETQLANDPKTPSISPYPTPLSPPLPLISKEIELSRAMSASSKATTFSLSRDDVIFEDQWLLVVNKPFGIYCETVLFSVPHLLQQSPDSVEASEFHLANRLDRDTSGVMVITKLHKVAGKLVKAFTDHKVQKTYMALCVGSAPKWDRIRLQSGHGRSKYGAWRVYASSVVGRKLPGGSAVKHMETLFELLSVNRTVHFIEPSKCAKDQEKTVVVEEKSSTDANQGRDEILVRAFPKSGRTHQIRLHCQYLGMPIKGDVKYEGVCEWKGEICDGHTLHAESLSLEHPVTGLPVKFHAPLPLWATQAMQSR encoded by the exons ATGTTCTCCGTTGCTCGTTGTTTCACCCACCTTCTACGCTCTGAACTCCTGCACCCCATCAAACACTCCCTAATCAAACTCTTCTCACAATCAACCCCACAAGTTTCAATGTCGTCCGAAACCCCAGAACAATTAAATTCAACTTCAATGGAAGAAACCCAATTGGCAAATGACCCCAAAACCCCATCAATCTCCCCTTACCCGACTCCATTATCCCCACCATTGCCCCTAATTTCCAAAGAAATCGAGCTTAGCAGAGCCATGTCCGCTTCTTCTAAGGCCACCACCTTTTCTCTTTCCAGGGATGACGTTATCTTTGAGGATCAATGGTTGCTTGTTGTCAATAAACCCTTTGGGATTTACTGTGAGACTGTCTTGTTTTCTGTCCCTCATCTTCTCCAACAGTCTCCTG ATTCAGTTGAAGCTTCAGAGTTCCACCTTGCTAACAGGCTGGATCGTGATACAAGTGGTGTAATGGTTATAACCAAATTACACAAAGTAGCTGGCAAGCTTGTCAAGGCCTTTACTGATCACAAGGTCCAAAAAACTTATATGGCTCTTTGTGTAGGTTCTGCACCAAAATGGGACAGGATCAGGTTGCAATCTGGCCATGGTAGGTCTAAATATGGTGCTTGGCGTGTATATGCTTCATCAGTTGTTGGACGGAAACTACCTGGTGGATCTGCGGTGAAGCACATGGAGACTCTTTTCGAGTTATTATCAGTAAATAGGACTGTCCATTTTATAGAGCCATCTAAATGTGCAAAAGATCAAGAAAAAACTGTGGTAGTTGAGGAGAAATCATCAACAGATGCTAACCAAGGAAGGGATGAGATATTGGTCCGAGCTTTTCCAAAGAGTGGAAGGACACATCAAATCCGGCTGCACTGTCAGTACCTCGGAATGCCTATAAAAGGGGATGTAAAATATGAAGGTGTCTGTGAATGGAAAGGGGAGATTTGTGATGGCCATACCCTTCATGCAGAGAGTTTATCATTGGAACACCCAGTTACTGGTCTTCCAGTCAAATTTCATGCACCATTGCCTCTCTGGGCAACCCAAGCTATGCAATCACGATGA
- the LOC130471351 gene encoding pyrophosphate-energized vacuolar membrane proton pump, with protein MGFLLAANGLLVLYVSVQSSCADYAGKVERNLPKGGSRNPAVICQYLTCDNVEDIAGLASDLYGSCAEPSCAALFVASISSFMLHLHGYVQSTDDQLHGNLTLLDNHTFCN; from the exons ATGGGATTCCTTCTTGCTGCCAATGGACTTCTAGTCCTGTATGTCTCAGTTCAATCG AGTTGTGCTGACTATGCTGGTAAAGTTGAAAGAAATCTCCCCAAGGGTGGTTCTAGAAATCCAGCTGTAATATGTCAGTATCTCAC GTGCGACAATGTAGAAGATATTGCTGGGTTGGCCTCTGACTTGTATGGATCCTGTGCTGAACCTTCTTGTGCAGCACTCTTTGTAGCATCAATATCCTCCTTTATGCTTCATCTTCACGGCTATGTCCAATCTACTGATGATCAGCTCCATGGGAATCTTACTCTGCTTGATAACCACACTTTTTGCAACTGA